Proteins from a genomic interval of Toxotes jaculatrix isolate fToxJac2 chromosome 5, fToxJac2.pri, whole genome shotgun sequence:
- the LOC121181845 gene encoding anoctamin-9 isoform X2, which translates to MGVVKENGNEQTSIPPVHTPLSYDYVLVAKTIDNQEREAFKKQTEYIEELKKKNMRVTKIIDDDLVFYGIQAPKEIFEKYRYLLKVSDACNWSSDQNSVPLSTRIRIVHFILNHTPIHSGEGLRDLMKMKVFEARFCLHEKKKQRELKENWARWTACLQGQPITAVRNYFGEKVALYYLWLGWYTYLLIPPALIGVVVFLYGLAFFNSSPLIKEVCEADTIMCPLCDKGCKVWLLSDTCTYAKVSQLFDNNGTVFFAMFMAVWATLFLAFWKRHRASYVCEWKVSDWCEEEEELILEIVNNVNCEPKKHKHSYLRSTLVLICVTLMIMVIIGLTHALVVFRVIAAVLLAEGSWEFLSTNSSAGAMMLGAVLHYLIITVMTRINRIVAMKLCEIEKTRSFAATEKSFTVKMFTFQFFTYFSSLFYVAFFLGRINGHPGGYVRIAGKWRLEECHPSGCLTDLFIQMAIIMVLKQTISNVFEFTGPWLCRWLKRKRTQKLQRKCAHCYLKDESEAKHGAELCDNCKLRDWLSNYRLNDVDSFSLFNEFLEMVIQFSFTTIFVAAFPLAPLLALINNVIEIRLDAIKMVTLERRLVPKKTNDIGVWIEVLEAIGVLAVIANGLVIGVSSDFIPRLVYRYLYGPCANGTVTDIDCMVGYINNTLSIARMGDQNLNNEFSSNQILTPDGVNATYCSYKDYRSNEDYSLTPQFWLILAMRFAFVILFEHVVVICKFIAAWFVPSAPMQVKNDRLFDKLNRLKEELRSFEV; encoded by the exons ATGGGAGTGGTAAAAGAGAATGGTAATGAACAGACATCAATTCCTCCTGTG CACACGCCATTATCATATGACTATGTCCTGGTTGCCAAAACAATTGATAACCAGGAAAGAGAGGCTTTCAAGAAGCAAACTGAATACATtgaagaactaaaaaaaaagaacatgagaGTCACA AAAATTATAGATGATGATCTTGTCTTCTATGGGATACAAGCGCCTAAAGAAATTTTTGAGAAGTACAGGTACCTGCTCAAGGTGTCTGATGCTTGTAACTGGAGCTCAGATCAGAACTCTGTGCCTCTCAGCACCAG gatAAGGATCGTCCACTTTATCTTGAACCACACCCCTATCCATTCAGGAG AGGGTCTGCGGGATCTCATGAAGATGAAGGTTTTTGAAGCGAGGTTCTGTTTACATGAG aaaaagaaacagcgaGAGCTGAAGGAGAACTGGGCACGATGGACAGCCTGTCTCCAAGGGCAACCCATAACTGCTGTCAG GAACTACTTTGGGGAGAAGGTGGCCTTGTACTACCTGTGGTTGGGCTGGTACACATATCTGCTCATCCCTCCGGCTCTCATAGGAGTCGTTGTCTTCCTCTATGGCCTTGCCTTCTTCAACAGCTCACCCCTCAT AAAGGAGGTTTGTGAGGCTGACACAATCATGTGTCCACTTTGTGACAAGGGATGTAAAGTTTGGCTGCTCTCTGACACCTGCACATATGCTAAG GTGAGCCAGCTGTTTGACAACAATGGCACAGTGTTTTTTGCGATGTTCATGGCAGTGTGGG caacactgtttttggcattttggaAGAGACATCGGGCTTCCTATGTGTGCGAATGGAAAGTGTCTGATTGGTGTGAGGAGGAG GAGGAACTGATCCTGGAAATTGTTAACAACGTAAACTGTGAACCCAAGAAACATAAGCACTCCTACCTGCGCAGCACTTTAGTTTTGATCTGTGTCACACTTATG ATAATGGTGATTATTGGCCTGACACATGCCTTGGTGGTGTTCAGGGTGATTGCAGCAGTGCTCTTGGCTGAGGGATCATGGGAGTTCCTGAGCACCAACTCCAGCGCTGGAGCAATGATGCTGGGGGCCGTCCTTCATTACCTTATCATCACTGTCATGACACGG atTAACAGGATTGTAGCCATGAAGCTCTGTGAAATag AGAAAACAAGATCATTTGCTGCCACAGAGAAGAGTTTCACTGTCAAGATGTTCACTTTCCAGTTCTTCACctatttctcctctctcttctacGTGGCCTTTTTTCTTGGCAG GATAAATGGTCATCCTGGTGGTTATGTACGAATCGCAGGGAAGTGGAGGCTTGAGGAA TGTCACCCTAGCGGATGTCTCACAGACTTGTTCATCCAAATGGCGATTATAATGGTACTCAAGCAAACCATCAGCAATGTCTTTGAGTTCACTGGCCC CTGGCTCTGCAGGTGGTTGAAGAGGAAAAGAACCCAGAAGCTCCAGAGGAAATGTGCCCACTGTTACCTGAAAGATGAATCAGAGGCCAAACATGGAGCTGAACTGTGTGATAATTGCAAACTCCGAGACTGGCTCAGCAACTACCGCCTTAATGATGTTGACTCCTTCAGCTTGTTCAATGAGTTCCTGGAAATGG TGATCCAGTTCAGCTTTACCACTATATTTGTGGCAGCGTTTCCTCTTGCTCCTCTCTTAGCCCTTATTAATAATGTTATTGAGATACGTTTGGATGCCATTAAGATGGTCACTCTGGAGCGCAGACTGGTTCCCAAGAAAACCAATGACATTG GCGTGTGGATAGAGGTGTTGGAGGCTATTGGTGTCTTAGCTGTCATAGCAAATGGGCTGGTCATTGGTGTGTCCTCGGACTTCATCCCTCGACTGGTCTACCGTTACCTCTATGGCCCATGTGCCAATGGCACAGTGACAGATATTGA ctgcaTGGTTGGCTACATCAACAACACTCTCTCCATTGCACGAATGGGCGACCAAAACCTAAACAATGAGTTTTCATCTAATCAGATCCTCACTCCTGATGGTGTGAATGCCACTTACTGCAG CTATAAAGACTACAGGAGTAATGAGGACTACAGTCTTACCCCACAGTTCTGGCTAATATTAGCTATGCGCTTTGCATTTGTCATCCTCTTTGAG CATGTCGTCGTCATATGCAAATTCATTGCTGCCTGGTTTGTACCGAGCGCTCCCATGCAGGTCAAGAATGACAGACTCTTTGATAAACTCAACAGACTAAAAGAGGAACTCAG GTCATTTGAAGTGTGA
- the LOC121181845 gene encoding anoctamin-9 isoform X1, with product MSGHKRQPSIELLEFMGVVKENGNEQTSIPPVHTPLSYDYVLVAKTIDNQEREAFKKQTEYIEELKKKNMRVTKIIDDDLVFYGIQAPKEIFEKYRYLLKVSDACNWSSDQNSVPLSTRIRIVHFILNHTPIHSGEGLRDLMKMKVFEARFCLHEKKKQRELKENWARWTACLQGQPITAVRNYFGEKVALYYLWLGWYTYLLIPPALIGVVVFLYGLAFFNSSPLIKEVCEADTIMCPLCDKGCKVWLLSDTCTYAKVSQLFDNNGTVFFAMFMAVWATLFLAFWKRHRASYVCEWKVSDWCEEEEELILEIVNNVNCEPKKHKHSYLRSTLVLICVTLMIMVIIGLTHALVVFRVIAAVLLAEGSWEFLSTNSSAGAMMLGAVLHYLIITVMTRINRIVAMKLCEIEKTRSFAATEKSFTVKMFTFQFFTYFSSLFYVAFFLGRINGHPGGYVRIAGKWRLEECHPSGCLTDLFIQMAIIMVLKQTISNVFEFTGPWLCRWLKRKRTQKLQRKCAHCYLKDESEAKHGAELCDNCKLRDWLSNYRLNDVDSFSLFNEFLEMVIQFSFTTIFVAAFPLAPLLALINNVIEIRLDAIKMVTLERRLVPKKTNDIGVWIEVLEAIGVLAVIANGLVIGVSSDFIPRLVYRYLYGPCANGTVTDIDCMVGYINNTLSIARMGDQNLNNEFSSNQILTPDGVNATYCSYKDYRSNEDYSLTPQFWLILAMRFAFVILFEHVVVICKFIAAWFVPSAPMQVKNDRLFDKLNRLKEELRSFEV from the exons ATGTCCGGCCACAAGAGGCAG cCCAGTATTGAGCTACTGGAATTCATGGGAGTGGTAAAAGAGAATGGTAATGAACAGACATCAATTCCTCCTGTG CACACGCCATTATCATATGACTATGTCCTGGTTGCCAAAACAATTGATAACCAGGAAAGAGAGGCTTTCAAGAAGCAAACTGAATACATtgaagaactaaaaaaaaagaacatgagaGTCACA AAAATTATAGATGATGATCTTGTCTTCTATGGGATACAAGCGCCTAAAGAAATTTTTGAGAAGTACAGGTACCTGCTCAAGGTGTCTGATGCTTGTAACTGGAGCTCAGATCAGAACTCTGTGCCTCTCAGCACCAG gatAAGGATCGTCCACTTTATCTTGAACCACACCCCTATCCATTCAGGAG AGGGTCTGCGGGATCTCATGAAGATGAAGGTTTTTGAAGCGAGGTTCTGTTTACATGAG aaaaagaaacagcgaGAGCTGAAGGAGAACTGGGCACGATGGACAGCCTGTCTCCAAGGGCAACCCATAACTGCTGTCAG GAACTACTTTGGGGAGAAGGTGGCCTTGTACTACCTGTGGTTGGGCTGGTACACATATCTGCTCATCCCTCCGGCTCTCATAGGAGTCGTTGTCTTCCTCTATGGCCTTGCCTTCTTCAACAGCTCACCCCTCAT AAAGGAGGTTTGTGAGGCTGACACAATCATGTGTCCACTTTGTGACAAGGGATGTAAAGTTTGGCTGCTCTCTGACACCTGCACATATGCTAAG GTGAGCCAGCTGTTTGACAACAATGGCACAGTGTTTTTTGCGATGTTCATGGCAGTGTGGG caacactgtttttggcattttggaAGAGACATCGGGCTTCCTATGTGTGCGAATGGAAAGTGTCTGATTGGTGTGAGGAGGAG GAGGAACTGATCCTGGAAATTGTTAACAACGTAAACTGTGAACCCAAGAAACATAAGCACTCCTACCTGCGCAGCACTTTAGTTTTGATCTGTGTCACACTTATG ATAATGGTGATTATTGGCCTGACACATGCCTTGGTGGTGTTCAGGGTGATTGCAGCAGTGCTCTTGGCTGAGGGATCATGGGAGTTCCTGAGCACCAACTCCAGCGCTGGAGCAATGATGCTGGGGGCCGTCCTTCATTACCTTATCATCACTGTCATGACACGG atTAACAGGATTGTAGCCATGAAGCTCTGTGAAATag AGAAAACAAGATCATTTGCTGCCACAGAGAAGAGTTTCACTGTCAAGATGTTCACTTTCCAGTTCTTCACctatttctcctctctcttctacGTGGCCTTTTTTCTTGGCAG GATAAATGGTCATCCTGGTGGTTATGTACGAATCGCAGGGAAGTGGAGGCTTGAGGAA TGTCACCCTAGCGGATGTCTCACAGACTTGTTCATCCAAATGGCGATTATAATGGTACTCAAGCAAACCATCAGCAATGTCTTTGAGTTCACTGGCCC CTGGCTCTGCAGGTGGTTGAAGAGGAAAAGAACCCAGAAGCTCCAGAGGAAATGTGCCCACTGTTACCTGAAAGATGAATCAGAGGCCAAACATGGAGCTGAACTGTGTGATAATTGCAAACTCCGAGACTGGCTCAGCAACTACCGCCTTAATGATGTTGACTCCTTCAGCTTGTTCAATGAGTTCCTGGAAATGG TGATCCAGTTCAGCTTTACCACTATATTTGTGGCAGCGTTTCCTCTTGCTCCTCTCTTAGCCCTTATTAATAATGTTATTGAGATACGTTTGGATGCCATTAAGATGGTCACTCTGGAGCGCAGACTGGTTCCCAAGAAAACCAATGACATTG GCGTGTGGATAGAGGTGTTGGAGGCTATTGGTGTCTTAGCTGTCATAGCAAATGGGCTGGTCATTGGTGTGTCCTCGGACTTCATCCCTCGACTGGTCTACCGTTACCTCTATGGCCCATGTGCCAATGGCACAGTGACAGATATTGA ctgcaTGGTTGGCTACATCAACAACACTCTCTCCATTGCACGAATGGGCGACCAAAACCTAAACAATGAGTTTTCATCTAATCAGATCCTCACTCCTGATGGTGTGAATGCCACTTACTGCAG CTATAAAGACTACAGGAGTAATGAGGACTACAGTCTTACCCCACAGTTCTGGCTAATATTAGCTATGCGCTTTGCATTTGTCATCCTCTTTGAG CATGTCGTCGTCATATGCAAATTCATTGCTGCCTGGTTTGTACCGAGCGCTCCCATGCAGGTCAAGAATGACAGACTCTTTGATAAACTCAACAGACTAAAAGAGGAACTCAG GTCATTTGAAGTGTGA